The Triticum urartu cultivar G1812 chromosome 5, Tu2.1, whole genome shotgun sequence genome contains the following window.
gaaagcctagcctatcgaacactagcatcttcaagcatcttcaaGAATCTTGCAGAATATAGAAGAGTACATATCAACATAATATAAAGTAGTAGTAGTATCAACCttggccagagatcctttctcgactccctgcgagaaagcaatcccagagccacaCTATCTAGTTATCACCTCAAGTATACAGTTCTAGTTATATcaatcgggatacaactccaagtgtccgttaccgtaggacaggctatcaatagatgttttcttccctgcaggggtgcaccaacttacctaccatgctcgattaactccggccggacacactttcctgggtcatgcccggcctcggccaaacaatacgccgtaacccaacctaggcttaatagagaggtcaagcACGCCGGGCTAAACCTATGCCCCTAGGGGTCATGGGacatcgccccgggaactcctgcacgttgcgtacgtggccgatgagcagacctagctacctcctttaaaaaggcaggtgcttaccagtccaacctgacgcgcgccgctcagtcgctgacgtctattaagcttcggctaatgcatacgacgcagaacgcccatacaatgcccacgtgatggttagtgctatcaggccagaggccccttggatcaaatatccaaaccgttagtgtgttggtagtgcggtcacgagcagagactcacgaaagatgtgaccccgtcgccccgtctcgagtaattgcgacaagggctaagaatgccctgCCACGCCTCGTGTTCAACTCTCGGgtaccctccaggtcaacccgtctccacatcactcgcgggtacccctcaaGGTCGACCCTCCTTTCTAAGTAACAGTTGTAAAGTCCAAGTATCcatgtgtccaaacatcaaggggaaaaaccgaggaatcacccccgatgaattccactcgatgtaatcatcaaggtgaacgtaagaggatccaccctcgaggttcacacttgaggggttgcacgacagagctgtatcgaaagtggttaaggaggaaatcaccctcgatgaccacgaccgaatagctacactacagagatctcatcaggagtgatgtatgaggttccaccctcggcactcgatggtaactctgcagagtcatacaactagtgggggtgatgtgcggtgtcggggcatgggcatcgatcacgttgatcgagtcatcgaacataaagcggggcaattgggacaaggtggggggcactgatggatctctaaccaacctatactaagcagtttagaataagcaggtaacaaaaacaggctatgcatcagagtaggatcatacataaagcagtagcagttctaatgcaaacatgagagggaaagaaatgggcgattttgaaatgctcaaggggggtttgcttgcctggaagctctgctgaaaaggaagaagtgtcgtcgtcgacgtagtcgatcacagggggagcatcggtctcggggtctaccggagagaagagggggaagaaacaataaataaaaagcaaacaaagcatcacaaagcataacatggcaatatgctatgtcgggtgtgacctaacgtatggctacacgatatatgtaaagggggaattcaaccgggaatgtttcccggttccggacctgtgtcacACAGATGACAggagggggaatgttccatgCTTAGATAGTTATAGGCATCTGACAGGTATGTGGGTAGCGTATTCGGGTTCGTCTcgtttttctgagcaactttcatgtagaaaacattttcatccgagttacggtttattttctacgaattttcaaagttttaaacattttctggaattaaaTAAATTAACAAAGAGGTTTATtgcatcagcatgatgtcacAGTGACATCAACAGTCAGCAGggcggctgaccaggtcaaacctaaccagtgggtcccacatgtcatacaCAGAGGGCTAACAGTGGGTTATTTTAATTAAACAAGGTTAATTAGCAgctgggccccacatgtcagtgactaattAGCTTAActaattatttttatttataaaAACGTTTATTTAACAAAATATGAGGTGGGGCCCGCGTGTCAGTGACACTGCGTGCCCAGTCAGCACAGTTGACCACGGCCAACTGGGGCCAGGGGGCCCACGGGCAGTGACCCAGAGGCGGGCCCCAGGTGTGCCACGTTGGCGGCGGCGGGGTTtcgccgccggcgaccaaaaCAACGGCGGGGCTCGCCGGACTTCACCGGAAAACGCGCATAGGGGTCTTTTGGCGCGGGACTTGGTGCGTTCGAACGAGCAGAGAGCGCCGCGTCCATCTAGGCTAGCGAGAGGTGCCGGGAACGACCGAAGCGGCGTCGACGACGAGCTAAAGCGGCGCCGGAGTTCGGGCTCTAGTGAAAACGGAGCTAGGAGGAACAGGGAGGCGTGCTAGTGGTGGCGTTGGACTCGCACGAGCTCCCGGAGCTCGATGCGAGGCTTAGCCGCGCGTTACATTGGCGAAGGCCACGACGGCGAGCTCGTCGGCGACGATGCGTGCGGGTGCTAGCGGAGCGGCGGCTACGGGCGACTAGAGGGGGGTTAGGGAAGGGTGTGTTCAGCGCAGGAGCTCACCGCGGGAGCGTGGGGACTAGGTAGTGAGCTCGGGGAGGACCGGTGCTGCAGATTGACGGCGAGGTCGTGAGGTGGCCgtagaggaggaagaggaagactgCGACGACGGCGGTCCCTCCCGGTCCCGATCCGGTgtcgaggaagaagaggaggaccACGCCGGAGCTCCTGGACTTGACGGAGCGGCGTATGGGTGACGGTGGTCGCGgctacggcgaacggcggcgatgGTGGCGCTCGGGCATCCGCCCAAATCGAAGCAGAGAGGGGGCGAGGGGGAAAATGACGAGGAGGACAGGGGAGGGGACTCGAGGAGCCGGAGAGGGTGCTCTTATCCACCCGCGGTGTTGCCGGCGAGGTGGTCCGATGGCGACGAGCCCCTGTAGCGGCGCGCGACCGAGGAACGGGAAGGGGGCGCAGTGCGGGAAGCTGGGCCGACTGGGCCTGCCAGGCTGGTTGAGGCCCGGGGGGCTGGGGGTTCTCTCTCTCCCCCtgccttttcttttctttttttatttcaGTAGCTTTTGCATTTTCTTTTAGCCACAAATGACCTTGCAAAAATATGCCACTGGTCaaaacaaattcaaaaaaatattgtGCACTGTCAAAAAAATTGTGAgacctttttgaaaaagtttgcCAATTTTATAAATTAAAAAAACATTTAATTTATTGCTTAGGTCACTGTTTCAAGTAGCTTAGGCCACTTAAACACTTTgtaaaaatgttggttcaccatcAATATTAGTTGTGGATTATTTGACACACGATGAACATTTTAATTTTCATGTTTGAGCAATTTGAATTTCACTCAAAATTTGAAAGTAAATTCAACTTGAATTTGAAATGAGAGAGAATAAGGATGATCAAACATTTGTTTAGCAAAATGATTAACTTAATCTCAGGGATTACTATAGCAACATTACACCAGGGTGTTACAAAGGGCCTCGAGCtcgcggcggcgcgggcgggcgcgacggagacggagacgagctcgaggaagaggaggaagcaGAGGTAGCCTGCCGCCACGGAGCGCCAGCCGGTTCGGCAGTTCGCATGGTGATGATGGCGGGGATACATGCGTgagaggggagggggaggggcggcAACGAGGGGATATTTTCTTAATCCGAGGTGAATTTTTTTTACCGGCAGCCCTCTAAGGGATGAAAAAAAAAATGCCTCCTCaatggctggagatgctcttaatGGACACGGGCACACGGTCTTCTTCTTCGCCTCTATAGACTCTGGAATATCCATATGGCCACCGCCGGCGCTGTCGTTGACCGGCTCCTACGCCGGCTGGCCTCCGACGCTCGCCGGTCGGAGCTACCCTCGGGCGTAGACGAGCACGTGGCGCATCTGTGGCGAACTCTGGCGGGGTTGCAAGATGTGCTGGTTAGTGTGGAGAGATATTTTAGGGTGCGTACGGAGGTGCAGGATTGGATGGCGAAGATAAATCAGATTGTCTATGACACTGAACATCTCTTGGACGAGTTTGAAGACCAAAATGGCATCGGATCTGAGAGGACCGGCTGTATTACAAAGGTTCGATAGCCCCAACCCCCAAATGGCTTTCCAAGGCATCTTCTTTATATTGGATATAACCGCTAGTGCAAATTACTAAAAATTCCTTTTCGTTTTGTGTCGATAATGCTACTCTTTAGGTTATTACGGTGCTACACTTGATCCTTCATAGATTTATTGCCGATTACAGTTTACATTTGCTCCTGTCATATACTAGTATTTCTACAACCAATGTTTGAAATGGAGCTGCTGCTGTATATATATTTGTACAACTGATTTGGCAGTGCAACGCATCAGCTATATTGCACCATCTAGTTAGTTAAAACTCTTGTTGATTGATCATTTTTAAAATAAATTTTGCAGGCAACATCATTGTGTTCTTCATGTCCATTTTTCTTGTACGATACCAGAGTGAATAGAATGAAGATACTCAGAAAAAGGTTGGATCTTTTAGCAAGAGATTCTGTGGTTTTCAGTTTGATGCAGCACCCAAAGTCTGATCTTGAGCAATCTGATATCCAAGAAGAGTTCTATAGAGCTGCAATTGTTGGAAGAGATAGTGACAAAGAAAAAATAAAGGAATTAATGTTGGAAAATAATACAGAAACATTGTCCATCATTCCCATAGTTGGCCTTGTTGGTTTGGGGAAAACAGCTCTTGCCAGATTAATTTTCCATGACCAGGGAGAAGGGTGGAATTTAGATCTTCGTATTTGGATCGACTTAAATAGGAAATTTGAACTTAAAAACATTGCTGCTGATATAATCACACAAGCTAATGGAACAAAAGAAGGACCCTCAGAAATCAATACCAACATTCAGATCCATGAAAATCTCCAATTGCTAAAGAATCGTTTGCAGAAGACACTTCATGACAAACGTTGTCTAATTGTCTTGGATGACCTTTGTAGCATAGATAAAAGCCAGTTGGATGAACTGAAGGAAATGCTCAGGCGTACGAACAAGTGGATCAAGGTTTTGGTGACCACTTCCAGTGAAATAACTGCAGAGCTAATGCACACCTTCCCACCGTACGAGTTGTTTCCATTGTCTGAAGATGACTGTTGGGAAATATTTTCTGAAAAAGCTTTTGGGGATGGAGGTACTGTTAGTGCATGCCTGAAGAAAATTGGGAAGCAAATTGTGAAAAGATGTGATGGAATACCATCTTTAGCTCATTTTCTTGGTTCAGTAGTGCACAATCAAGTCATGGATGTCTGGTTAGCAGCAAGGGATGAACCAATATGGAAATTAGAGAGCACATATTCCATGAAAGTTAAAGTGTTTTCATCACTGAATCAAATATACTATGACATGCCCTCAGCGCTGAAACTATGCTTTCTATATTTATCAGTATTTCCTAAGGGATCTATtattgataaagaaaaacttaTCAGACAGTGGATTGCGCTTGATATTATTGGATCAAAACATGGAACTTTGCCATCCTATGTGCAGGCGGAGATGTACATTCAGGACCTTCTGTCAATACATTTCCTCCAAGTCAGGAAGACACATTCAGTAAGTCACCAAGTATTTTTTGGATTGACAGTCTTTTCTTTTACTGTTTGAAGTATGCTTTTCAACCATTTACGGATATACCATTGTGAAAATTTGCTGCCTACGTTAGTAAGTTCATATTTTACTTATTGTTGTTTACGGTTTTCATTTATAAACTTCGACTGATGAGTAAATACGTAACTTTTGTTCTCGACAATCTTCGCCTGTCATTCATGAATATATGATCAAGGTTATTATCCTTTAGAATCAATGGTACTTTCTTTATCAGATGGTAAATGACTCACCAATAGGTTCATGATGAATCATGCGTATTACAAGATTCTGGTATTTGTATGTAGTATATTGAGCTTATCTAGCCTTTAGTTAGTACTCCATCCGTTTCAAAATACATGACGTTTTATATATGGACAGTCTCAAGATGCAACTTTAAGCAACTTTTTTATATGTATATCTTGGTAAAAAAATAAATTTTGAAGCTATTTTTCATGAAAAATGTAATGCTACAGTTTGTACCAAACAAATCTAAGTAGTTTTTTGTTCATTAGTTACGAAAGAGAGAGAAGTTTGACAGCATGCTCTCTAGGAGGTCTTGTATTTtagaacggaggtagtaataattTAGTTAGATTTGAATGCATCAATGATGTCATAGCTTTAGTTTGGAATATCTTTGGGAGCTTCCATTTCGATCTTTCAGGATGACCATTCATGTGGCCATGTTGCTTGCCTACTACTACCTCCTTATTGCTCTAGAAGGTTGACTATGCATGCATGTCTTGCCTGTATCTTTCTGTGCTTGAGAGCTTCAGGCTCAGAATGAAGGTTTCCAGAGAAAAAAAATATATGGGACTTCGAATTTCACTGGACATTTATCTGCCAGTTGTTGCCCCGTCAGTATTCACCCAAAAAATGCTGCCAGGCAGGGCAAGAGAAGTTAGATGAGGTTTTAAACACTGACACCCACCTTTAGCCTTTTCATATCACGCTTTCTTGGTTCATGTTCTGTATCATAGTTAGGTTCTCCCACGGATGGTTGTAAACTAGTCCAAATTCAAATAAGGTGGTTATGTTGGGGAATTATATGATTTATGTTCTGTTTGTTTCCAGGTTAATGGAATGGAGATCAGTACATCTCCTACAACACTCTACATGCATAACTTCGTCCATGAATTTGCAAGGCATGTTGCTTGCAATGATATTATTATTTTGGGTGATAGAGAAATGAATGATAATGCAAAAGAGCTCTCCTTCCAATATGCATTGTTGACCCATTACAAAGGGCGATCAACACTTTGCAGTGCATTGCTCACAAGGGCAAGGGCATTACACTTCCTGAATGCTGAGGCTATAAAGCTCCATGGAGAAGCATTTGAATTACTGAAGCATCTGCGTGTTTTGAATCTCAGTGGAAGCTGCATTGAAGAAATACCTGCTTCCATTGGCCATTTGAAACATCTAAGATACCTTGATATTTCTGGCTTGAAAGTTCAGACATTACCTTCTTCCATGAGTACGTTGATAAATCTTGAGGCGTTGGATCTATCAAATACTTCTCTCAAGGAATTGCCCTCTTTCATTGGTTCTTTAGAGAAGCTAAAATATTTGAACCTGCAAGGCTGTGACATACTTCAAAACTTGCCTGCAACCCTTGGTCATCTCCAAACACTAGAGCATCTTAGGCTGTCATGTCGTTATGATGTTGGTGAGCTAGCTGACTCTCTCTGCAATCTTCAGGATCTTCGGTTTATTGATTTGTCAAGCTGCACTGAGCTTCCACAGTTGCCTCCTTCATTTGGTAATTTAATGAAATTGGAGGATCTAAACCTGTCTAGTTGCTTCAACCTCAAGCAGCTACCAGAATCTTTTGGCAACCTCTATCTTCTTAGGTCTCTGAACATGTCAAGCTGCTATGAGCTCAAACAATTGCCTGGATCTTTTTGCAATCTCGTCAAGTTGGAAGTCCTTATACTTAGGAGATGTTGCAGACTTCAAAACCTCCCTCCGTCCTTTGGGGATATCAAGAACCTTCGAATTTTGGATCTAACTGGCTGCGAGGCACTTCATGTAAGTGTTGGGATGTTAACAACCAATTTGGAGTATCTGAACCTACAGCAATGTCTTAAGCTGCCGACTCGGCCTAACTGTTTAAATAACTTCACTGGACTGAAGTTTTTGGATCTCTCATGGTGCCTCCCTACCATTGACTGTCTGCAATCTCTTGGCTACTTGTTCAATCTTGAATATCTGAACTTGTCGCAAAATCCTCTCGTCATACCTGTGTCTTTTGTGAGGCTTCAGAAGCTGCATACGTTGGACCTCACTGGTTGTGCTCTTGAGCATCCATCCCATAGTTTACCTCAGATGTTCCTAGATATCATACATAAAATGACAGGACTGAAATTTCTGTTGACGAAAGATCCGTTGATAGTGGCCTGTCTTCCACCATACATCCGGTGCTCTGTTAGGATTGCTGAAAACTGGCACATAACTACCGACGAGCTTGTTATTCCAGACCTCACAAGAGGGTCCAGGGGCTTAACTATTGCAGAGAGAGCAAATCTGAAGAATCGTCCAGAGCTACGTTTCCTTAAGCTGGAGTGGACTAATACTTCTCATCCAGCTGTGCGTGGAGTAGATGAAGATTTAGGTGAAGAAGTTCTGGAAAAGCTCCAACCACACCAGGGTTTAGAGCATTTTGAGCTAGTTGGGTATTCAGGATTTGCATGGCCTACATGGATGATGAACAACATGGTGACTTTACTCCCCAACCTTGTCAGACTCCATCTGCTCTGGCTTGGAAACTGTAAAGATCTTCCTCCACTGGGCCAGCTCATAAATTTGCGGCACTTGCATATAGAAGATATGCCTAACCTTGTAAATCTAGGTATGGGTCTTTCTGG
Protein-coding sequences here:
- the LOC125509116 gene encoding putative disease resistance protein RGA3 (The sequence of the model RefSeq protein was modified relative to this genomic sequence to represent the inferred CDS: added 1259 bases not found in genome assembly); the encoded protein is MATAGAVVDRLLRRLASDARRSELPSGVDEHVAHLWRTLAGLQDVLVSVERYFRVRTEVQDWMAKINQIVYDTEHLLDEFEDQNGIGSERTGCITKATSLCSSCPFFLYDTRVNRMKILRKRLDLLARDSVVFSLMQHPKSDLEQSDIQEEFYRAAIVGRDSDKEKIKELMLENNTETLSIIPIVGLVGLGKTALARLIFHDQGEGWNLDLRIWIDLNRKFELKNIAADIITQANGTKEGPSEINTNIQIHENLQLLKNRLQKTLHDKRCLIVLDDLCSIDKSQLDELKEMLRRTNKWIKVLVTTSSEITAELMHTFPPYELFPLSEDDCWEIFSEKAFGDGGTVSACLKKIGKQIVKRCDGIPSLAHFLGSVVHNQVMDVWLAARDEPIWKLESTYSMKVKVFSSLNQIYYDMPSALKLCFLYLSVFPKGSIIDKEKLIRQWIALDIIGSKHGTLPSYVQAEMYIQDLLSIHFLQVRKTHSVNGMEISTSPTTLYMHNFVHEFARHVACNDIIILGDREMNDNAKELSFQYALLTHYKGRSTLCSALLTRARALHFLNAEAIKLHGEAFELLKHLRVLNLSGSCIEEIPASIGHLKHLRYLDISGLKVQTLPSSMSTLINLEALDLSNTSLKELPSFIGSLEKLKYLNLQGCDILQNLPATLGHLQTLEHLRLSCRYDVGELADSLCNLQDLRFIDLSSCTELPQLPPSFGNLMKLEDLNLSSCFNLKQLPESFGNLYLLRSLNMSSCYELKQLPGSFCNLVKLEVLILRRCCRLQNLPPSFGDIKNLRILDLTGCEALHVSVGMLTTNLEYLNLQQCLKLPTRPNCLNNFTGLKFLDLSWCLPTIDCLQSLGYLFNLEYLNLSQNPLVIPVSFVRLQKLHTLDLTGCALEHPSHSLPQMFLDIIHKMTGLKFLLTKDPLIVACLPPYIRCSVRIAENWHITTDELVIPDLTRGSRGLTIAERANLKNRPELRFLKLEWTNTSHPAVRGVDEDLGEEVLEKLQPHQGLEHFELVGYSGFAWPTWMMNNMVTLLPNLVRLHLLWLGNCKDLPPLGQLINLRHLHIEDMPNLVNLGMGLSGGTHPFKKLIHLKLENLLNLEELPILLLTNNGNQQFMFPALEELSVLSCPNLMFKPSLPKCRKYGIKDSNRILSCGEPLGPLSSPSPANIMITGCRISSSCLQWLESLHTIEKIVIDACVGDDREAVISLKLLEVKCTQESSSSKIRNEKTNQSSSGTRILNELTTQDDAYTNTRHVVDVDSLGWQSAGESSLVSLQKTPATTGLGTSIIRKLFPKFNTSPGQSVERITSSAVSMPSVETPPTSHQLSRSKMPAQIPGVRSLSLSLKQVYKATRRFSPSLKLSESGSWEVYKGILPNNQIVAVRRAKKDCDRAAKAHKEVQLFAAINHWSLVRSLCVINKGNQFIVISEYVPNGSLRQHLHGQYQKILDLDQRILIAIDVAIALTYLHLSAVAGETMICYNLKTTKILLTESYRAKLGTFELSRSGTVNQVIGTFSYMDPQYIRGELTVKSDVYTFGVILLEIISPRGPQMWNQDILNPVIFDNHPDELQRFGIVAWALEKLKAGHASEILDDRLADHLDEEFLGGWLSLASWCTSYEVDDRPRIEEVGERLWEIWKDHRNRTGEPYEYERSWEEFVEVEGIPRARGVDSRDKSSGHAEFPAEGKVTKHQYSPDVSSPQLQMTEYYASPIGSDITLSPPLSPR